The nucleotide window GGCATGTATCGGGATACTATTCTTGCGAAACTGCAAAGCTTTAAATATTTTCATCCGCTATATGGTAAAGTGGAGCCCAGTCCCGTCGTTCATAACTTGATGGATCTAGAGAAGATCAAGGGAATGTCTATAGAGAATTTATCCCACCTGCAGCTGACGCTACAAAAGTGCATAACAGACAGCGTAATGCTTACCAAGGTTGGAAGCAAACGGTACCAGGAAGTTATGCTCTCGCAAGGGGAACTTGACGATACGGTGAAGTTTGTTAGGTACGCAATGGACAATTAGTTATCCGCAGTGCCTTAGATAAATAAACTAAAGGTATATAACGCACGATCACGCAATGGACTAAATAGAAAAAAACCAACTATACGTTAAAGATTAAGATGAGGTAATTCTAAGCCTCAGTAAAAAGGGCCTAGCACTTCCAAGAACGCTCGGTATGGCCTGGAGCAGGTTGTTCTTATTTGATTGGTGTATAGATAATAAACAAGCTGGGTTTCTGGGCTTCACGAGCTGCTACAAACCTTCTGTGGCCTTCCACACCTTTCTATGGGGTTCTATCTGTCTTTATAATGATAATTCTATTTTTCTACATGGGTAATTCTCGGTACCTGCCAAGTCTTAATAACTTTAACCGCCGACGGTCATCAAATGTCGCCCTTTCTCCACCAAATTCTTCTAGCATGAAATGTGGGCTGCTACATCTGCTTCACTGTGAAACACTAAACATACTCTACTGTTAGGGTTAAGTAACTGTCTAGTACTAGATTTACGCCTAGCATTGCGTACATCCAAAAGCGGATCCTTTAAGTAAGTTTTCTACTGACAATCTATGTAAAATTCTTGTCTATGTAAACTACTTCTCTATTCTTCATATTAGGTCCTTGAAATTGTGGTCTATCTCGAAAGCTGTCCACTGCAATCATTACCCTACTGCACTCTCCTTGTACTATATTTACAAGTTACACCTCGCTTAGCTAATATCATCTAACTCATGATGATTTGATTTCAACAAAATGGTCCTCGTAAAAATCCCGTTCCAGGCCCATTGATAACAAGTCCAACAATGTCACGCTGCTTCAGAGCTTTTTTGACTAATTGGCAAACCCAGATCTGCGATAAGCGGAATACGGTCACCCGTGACCATTAAATACCGTCTTGAGAGTCAAGGGCGAGCGGTCCTCGGAACGTGATTTTGTACCAGGGTGAGGGAGTGCTTTACGGCCGCAGGAAACACACAATGGTAGTCACGTGCGTCACTTACGCGCTTTTCTTTCACGTGACCGGGCCGTGTGATTGCCTGATGAGGCAATAGTAAACATCACACAAAGACATCACTGCTTCTGTACCCTGACTGCTAAGATGAGCTCTTCGCTACAGGACGTAATGGGGGTAAACCGCATATCCCGCCCCCAATTCCGCGCAGTTCCCTGTTagataataatataaatattATTAGTGTAGTACAGTAATAATATTAGTGTTCTCAAAATAAAACAAACTTCGGAACTGTTTATCTAGTTATGAACTGCGTTGCGCTTCACAAAAAGAATCAATAGAAACGTGAAACGATACATACACACGCGCGCATAAACGTTGAAGATATACATATACACATACACACAGACGCAACACCCATCACACATACATACTAAAGATGTCTACAAGTCTCGCGAgcttgaagaagtttgaATTGGTCCAATTGGCCGATAAATTGAAGCTAAAGTACCCTGCGAAGCTCAATAAGCCGGCACTAGTGACATTGATTGATCTTCATTTGAAAGGAATGAAAAAGCCGCTTGATCTTATTGCTTTCCCTGAGTTGGGAGAATATTATGAAAGCACTGGTGATGACGACGAAGAAGATGATAGTGATGACGACGAAGAGACCGATAAAAGTGAAGGTTTAAGAACTACAGATGAAGAGAGTTCAAATACAAGTGACGGATCATCAAACGGGGACTGGTTCTCAACGCTCCGATTTGATGGTATAAAATCTCCTAGCCCATTATTTCATTTTAACTTTCATGAATTTCTTTCAGATATCCAGGGCAATATTGCGGACGTAAACCAGAATATCCAAGATACGCTTTCTACAATTCCTGCCGTTGACGGAATCTTTTTTGCCCTTGAGCTGTATTTCTACATAGTCAGGCCTTTCTTCCATTTTGATATCAAGGACAGTCCATACTACGTTTCTACGACCCTTTCACGGAGCCAGTTTGTTTCTCTAATCTTGTTTTGGGGTGCTGCCTCCTTTGCACTTCCTGCATTAATTGGGTATTATATCAACTTCATCAGATATGATTTACCTTCAGTGGAGATAGATCCACTTATATTTCACGTTGCCAAGACGTTAATTGCTATATTGATCGGCTACTACTGGAAGCCCAACTTCATGCGTGAAGCAACGTATGTAGTCAAGGATACATTTGGTACAGCAAAGCTTTCAGAGATATTTAAGCACGGTCTTGCTTTTTCCCAACTACAATGGACCTTGAACCTACAACAATGGCCTTTGATTTTTGGTGTTACTGGTATAATTTTGTGTCTATACGTATTATAGACCTGCACACGTTATTGTGGAGAATATAACGTTACAAAAAATTAAGAGAAAAAACAAATGAAGTACAAAACCTCTAATGCATTAGATATTTCTGCCTAATATTTTATTCCAGTTTCCCTTTTATCTATCTTCTTTCGATTGTACAGTATTTGAAATGTCTCACACACTCCCAATGATGTACTAACCCTTTCCGTTACGAGAATAACCCGCTTTATGAAAAAGGCTTAAGTTCAGAATTTGTTGTTAATTATAACCCTATGTATGTAACAGTATATTACTTTATTATGTGTATGTTACTCAGGAAAGCAATCTTAGTACCAGTTTTTCTGTGAGATGTAGTTAAGAACAATGTCTACTACTGTAGACACCTGTACCTGTGACTTTGGATGATTTAATAAGGTTAATATGCAAATTTAATATGATTAGCCAACGTGGGTCCTTAAAATTATAGATATTTCATAAAATAGAAATAGTATAAAATAAGATGTTTAAGCAATTGGGATAATAAGCCAGTACTCATGAAAAGATCAGTGTTTCATGAGTAATAGAAGTACCATAAACAATCACATATTCAGTGCGGATAAAACACCCTCGCGTCTCGGTATGTTGCTGTCAGGGGCAGAGATAACATTGAAAGCATCGTCGTTCGGCTTGGCACAATTCCACAAGAGATTAAATGTACTGCCATTGTATCTTTTCTCTAGATATGGGTTATATTCACACCAGCCGGAAGGCAAAGATATCGAATCCCATTCTGCCTCGGACATTCCACTAAAAGGCCATGACCAAGTGGCATCTGATGGGCGACGCTCCGGTATTCTAATCATGTCACATAATAATTGAAATACTTCAATATTGTCAAAAGGAGCTAGATACCTTGTTTTATTATCCGTGCCGAAGTATGGTCCAATTCCGATAAAATGAGCCCGCATGTCAACGTGACGATTGTCATATCCATGCGACCCCATTTCACCTTTTTCAGGCGTCGCGGGTTTCTTGTTTGACACATCTAAGTAATTATTAGGGCGCGCCATGATCCACAAAGGCGCGATCCTTGAATTGTGTTTGCCCTGGTACTCATATCTCAATGGGATCTCTTCTCTCAAGTAAACGTCGAAGGGCAAGTCAGCAAACTTCTCCTTCAATAAAAAGTAAAAATCTATCAAATTTCTAACATCATGGTCTTCGTTTTTAATATGAATAGCGGTATTCACTGCCCCGCTAATATGCGAAATGCGATTATACTCCTCCTCAGAGAGGTAATCTTTTAAGTAATAAATATTCTTTTCTTTTGAAAGCCGCGCCATACCATGGTCACTCACCACGATAACATTGGTATTACCTGCAATTCCACGATCGTGAAGTCCCTGCATGACATTCTTCAAAAAATCATCCACTTTTGTTAAGGCGTCATGTAACAAGGGGAGATCCCACGAGTTTCCGTAGTCGTGGGCAACCGAATCAACTTCGGGAGCGTACGTTAAAATCATGTTGGGTTTTTCTTGAGGAGGCATATCAACAAGTTCAAACAATCTTCCCAATTTTTGTTCCATCGATTCGAATTGGTCAAACTTGTCAAAAATATATGGCACCCTGAACTCCTTCTCTTGGTATGGCTCGTCATACACCGCTTCTGAGCCTGGCCAGAAATGTACACCAACCTTGTAGTTAGATTTACGGAGATCCTTCTGAGCAACATACCAGATAGGATCAGCGCCCATCCAAAACCGAGGGTCCTGTGGAGATTTGGTATATGTAAATGTCTTTTTCAAGTCTACATCGTAGAAGCGGTTTGCTACCAACCCGTGGGAGCCAGGCCGTCTACCCGTAACCAAAGTCCAGTGCTGGGGGAACGTCTCTGATGGGAAACTTGGGCGCATATATGGCGCTGTCATCACGCCACTTTCATTATGGTATCCTACTAACAACGAATGCATGAAAGGAGTACTTTTCGAATTGACATATGAGGGGTGGAACCCATCATATGAAATAAGAATAGTTAAGGGTGGTTCAGAACCCGCCACTTCTTGAGTAGCACTGCTTATCGGGTGCGCTGATACCGCACTGAAAGTTGTGAAGACAAATAGTAACGCCACATGATATAATATAACCGAACTAGCGTTAATAACACTCTTTACTGACAAAGCCCGCATCAATATGCTAGCTACCGCAACTTTGCTTCTACCAAAAGCTTTTAAAGTGTCACCGTTATAAATATTTCTTAATAAGATTTGCAGATTAATGATTGGCGTTCCTGAATAATTATGATCATAAACCTTCTTTGACACTTTCACAAAGCTAGGAGACTCTAATTTTCTAAATCGATTCCCGGTACGAAATATAAATGTACTTGACATCATGCAATAGTTAACTTCAGCGCCAATGGCCGAACTTGTAGCTTGCTATTAAGTGGTACCATAATTATTCTTTGCGTTACGACTAAATAGCATTGTTATATATAGGGGTACATCTCATCCGTAACTAGTGATGTAGTTCTGTTGTATAACGAACATCAATTCTGGCCCATTTAGAACTGCATGACAGCGTCTATTTTAGGCTCTTATGGCTCACGTGGAGTTACTTTCGTTTAAATTACAGCTCCTAGACCACATGTTGTAGGTTTCAGTGGTCAATGCCTGTTTAAAGTACTCAGATGCTAAATTAATCTCCCATGTGTATTCACACGAGAAATGTAGAATATCGAAAACCTGCGGTAAGAGACAACTTATCACCATCTAGCTGGCATATAGCAGCTTAAAGTTTGGCAGCAGATTAAGCATAGCAAGTTATCAAATATCGCGAACACGCGATCAAAAACACAATAACAGAGCCACTCACATACAACGTTGTTGAAGGTTTAGGCTATTCAATTGTGTGTCTATAGATCAATTAAGTAATCTATAAACTTCGCAGTGCTTCACAAATCGTTAAACAGTAGCGACATTTCTCTGTAAAGGTGTGTCTTAAAAATGTTCGAGCGAAATCAAAGATGAAAATTTTCTACCATTAACTTGATCACACTTAAAGAATTGCTTATAACGATAAATAAAACAAGGAAGCTCGATAGAAAAATGTCGCAATTTCAAGGGTTTAAGGTTCAGGTGGAGTTGAGAGATGGAAAGTTGATCACGGGCTATATCTCAAAGTGTAACTCTAAGTCGCTTACTTTACAAGATGTTGAATTTTCTGATGGCGGTATCTCGCAGATATTCAAAGTTAAGTCTTCTCGTTTACGTGATTTAAAGGTCATAGGCGTTCCAAAAACTAGTAAGAAGTGGCTATGCAATAATGGAAACGGTAGCAATATAACTACTACTGTTGAGACCAATGGAACTAATAACAATAACGACAACAGTAGTAGATGCAGTATAAGCAGTGGAAACATTGATGTAAACACTGAATATAGTCCAACGACTGGAAAATCTGTTACTGGGAATAAGCAGGACAGTTCTTGGGAATATGATGAGGATTTGGACAAACTTAAAAATGAGGAATTTGACTTCCAGAGTAACCTACGGATGTTTAATAAGCAAGATGTGTTCGCAAAACTGAAGCAACAGGAAGCAGTTAGTCCTAGTGAGCGTCTTGTGTCACACAACAGGATAAAGAAGCCCAAGTCGAATTTTGAGCATGCGGAAATGGTGCTTCCAAACGCCAAAAACGACGATTGGGACAGGACTGGCACCAATACTCCCGCGGGATCAAGTGCGTCCGCACCTATAAATGGACCTGCTCCTACACTTGCTTCAGCACCAGCACCTACCCTAACACCAGCACCTATACCTGACTACATGCCAATAACTAAATCTATCAATATAACGCACCTGTTGcaacaaaacaaaagtACTACCacagaagaagaaatgATTAGCAAGTTACAAAAAGTCCTGTCACCAGCCTCTAGATCACCATCAATGAGCAAGGTTATGGGCTTGCGTACCCTGAAATCGAATCTTGCAGTACCCTTAGCCACTCCAGTGCAACTCTTGGAAATGGAGAGACTTGCGTTAGACACGTTTTTGTTCCCTCCAGCGCTATCATTGGAGCACAGTGCTATTCACTTGTCCAAATTCATTAAGAAGAAGCTCGGGGGGTCAATTCGCTTGCATAACGCTAACAACAATGCTCAGCCCTTGATAGTCATATTCGCCAGTGACAATCGTTGTGGAGCACGCGCCCTAGCGGCAGGTCGTTGTCTAGCACAAAATGGTCACATAAGAGTCATATCTATATTGACTACGGAAACAGCCATGCATAGTACAATAACGGCTTCCGTATCTGATGAAACTGTTAAAGTCCAGCTAGAAATGTTCCTCAAATTCGGCGGCAAAATCGTGGACAGTATTGCAGGTCTTAAGTCTATGCTAGACCAACTAAACTCCCCTGTCGAGATTGTCATTGATGCAATGCAGGGTTTTGACTGTAATGTGGGTGATCTTATCGAAGATTCCATGGAATCGGAGTCCCTGCAAGGTACTCGTATCAAAAATATGATTGCCTGGTGTAATGAACAAAGCTGTGCCGTTTGGTCTCTTGAAACGCCTACTGGAATCGACGCAGGCTCGGGCCTTCCAAACTTTGACCTAAACGTTCAACCAAGCGCCATAATAAGTACCGGCTGGCCGTTAACATCTTTAAACCTCCTCGACTGTGAGGAACTCTACTTATGCGATATTGGAATCCCCCACCAGTGCTACACTCTAAGAAACTCTCTCCGTAAATTCCATGCAGCTGTGGACATATTTGTCGGCGAAGGCGTAGTGCAATTAACCAGGTAATGACCTTACACCACCTGCTCATCATGCCTAAATGCTGCCCCTATCACCGTGCTTTATGTATCCACTTCTAACCTGTATTATGAGTCACGTGAATTGTTTCATCGTTACCGCACTGTTCCTTACACAGCCCAGTGTGctaaatatatatttagTCGCTAGTCTAAACCCGGTATTGTAACATTAACGTAACGCAAACCAGCTTATATACTCTAATCAGTTCCCACTCATATTTATTCTCGTATAATTTTTTATAAAACCTTACTCCCCTCTGTTCCCTGAATAACCGTTGAAGAAAAAATCTGTCAGGATTTCaaaatatatacattttaACAAAGTATACAAAACATCCCTTACTCAGGACTTAAAGGACAAATAAACAAAAGCATACAAAGCGAAACCAAAATAGAAGGAACTATTTATTTGAACGGTTACTAGTAAGGATGGGAGTTTGTTGTAGTTGTCTGAAGGAGTCTAGTGACGACGCCACTGTTCTCCCTATTGCTGAAAATGAACGAGAAGCGGTTACATCGCTATTAGGTTACTTAGAGGATAAGGACAATTACGATTTTTATACTGGAGGACCTTTGAAAGCATTAACAACGCTTGTTTATAGTGATAACCTGAATTTACAGAGAAGTGCAGCGTTGGCGTTTGCAGAGATTACTGAGAAATATGTTAGGCCAGTTGATAGGGAAGTTTTGGAGCCTATTTTAATACTATTACAGAGTAATGACCCGCAAATACAAACAGCAGCATGTGCAGCATTGGGTAACCTAGCTGTGAACAATGAGAATAAAATTCTTATTGTGGAAATGGGGGGATTGGAGCCTTTAATAGAACAAATGAAAAGTAATAATGTTGAGGTTCAGTGTAATGCGGTGGGTTGTATTACAAATTTGGCTACTCAGGATGATAATAAGGCGAAAATAGCTCATTCTGGGGCCTTGGTGCCACTTACGAAGTTGGCCAAGTCTAAGAATATTCGCGTTCAAAGAAATGCGACTGGTGCGTTGTTAAATATGACACATTCTGGAGAAAACCGAAAGGAGCTAGTTGATGCGGGCGCAGTACCCGTTCTTGTTTCGCTattatcttcttcagatGCGGATGTTCAATACTACTGCACAACTGCGTTATCTAATATTGCAGTGGACGAGTCTAATAGAAGGAAGTTATCACAAACTGAGCCGCGCCTAGTATCTAAGTTAGTTATCCTAACTGACTCTCCTGCGGCTAAAGTGAAATGCCAGGCAACCCTTGCTTTGAGGAACTTGGCCTCTGATACTGGTTATCAATTGGAGATAGTCAGGGCAGGTGGGCTTGGGCATTTGGTTAAATTGATTCAGTGCAACTCTATGTCTTTGGTGCTTGCTAGTGTTGCGTGTATCAGAAACATCTCTATACACCCCCTTAACGAGGGTTTGATTGTGGATGCAGGCTTCCTAAAGCCCTTGGTAAAGCTATTGGATTATACTGAAAGTGAAGAGATCCAATGCCATGCTGTGTCGACTTTGAGGAATTTGGCTGCGTCGTCAGAGAAGAACAGACAAGAGTTCTTTGAGAGTGGGGCTGTTGAGAAGTGTAAACAGCTAGCCTTGGTGTCTCCTATATCAGTACAGAGCGAAATCTCCGCATGTTTTGCTATTCTCGCTTTGGCTGATAATTCCAAACTTGAATTACTAGAAGCCAATATTCTTGAGGCTTTAATACCTATGACTTTCTCCACCAACCAGGAGGTCTCCGGTAACGCTGCCGCTGCTTTGGCTAATTTATGTTCACGTATAAATAATTATGACAAAATCATCAACTCGTGGGATGAACCAAATAAGGGTGTATGTGGCTTCTTAATAAGATTTTTACAGAGCGAATACCCAACATTCGAACACATTGCATTGTGGACTATTTTGCAACTTTTGGAATCTAATAATGAAGCCATGCTAAACCTTATCAAGTCCAATGTGGAGATAGTGAAAAGCATAAAACAGTTATCAGAAGTCAACTACGAAAATGCACATAAAGCTACCTCTTCACATTCGCAACCACAACAAGCCAATGGCGGTAGCATAGCCTCAGCTTCCGATCAATACGAACATGCAAGCTTAGAATTGTACAACATCACGCAGCAAATCATGCAGTTTTTGAATTGAATCACGTAATTTATAATTTCACATTCAAGCATCACTTTaactttcttcttcataaACTACAAGTAACTGCTAGTTCCGTCCAAAGCACAATTATAACGCAATTACAGCGATCCTAACGTTCCTAGTACAATTTGTAAAGGAATGCttaaaaagaaaaaatgTAACATATAATTGACTACATTTGAAACACTAACATTAATATAGTATTTGTTATAGTCGTTGTCCTGTTATTCCTGACCACAATTTTCTTCGTATTCTTTTTAGTGGCCATCAGGGATAAGCATTACAAGTAGTGGCTTAGGTACGGCCATTATACTATTTTGCATTAAGACTAATTTAGCTTTATAGATTCAATAATCTTTTGTTGTCCTGGAAGATACATAGTGGTTGTGCTAAACCAATAACAACCAAAAAATACGGTTCCGTCAGGATTCGAACAGCAAGTCGACAAATCCGGGTTACACAGATTTCAGCACCCGGTGACGCCGTTAGTACCTAACCATTGCGGCATCATAACGCCTTAGAGTAATTTCTCAAGCCGTTTAGGAAATAGCACTTTTTGAGCTGCAAGTGGCCGTCTCTAAAATATCTCAATCGAGGCAACAATACCTCAGGGCAAATCATACTCCCGGTAATAACGACATATATTGTCACGTGTCAACTCCTGTAACGTTACGGCACAAAACGAGTAACGTCAGCAGCCTGAAAGAGGCGACGATAGCAACTATAACCACTATTGCCATGCTCAGACCAAACTCGGGCACCGGAGTCCGGTTCAGTTTAAATCATGTGACCGGTATTCTGTATTTTGCACCAGCGCCAACTAGTGGGACATAGATAGAAGGGACTTCTGTGTTGGAAAAAGGCTCGCCTTGGGACCAGTAGCCATCTCTGAAATCTTCGATTATTAGTATTACCTTATTTAATTACATAGTGTCGTTACCATTCCGATCTGCTAAACAATCGCCTGTGATAATGCTACCTTTCTATTCCCAATCT belongs to Eremothecium sinecaudum strain ATCC 58844 chromosome IV, complete sequence and includes:
- the GTT3 gene encoding Gtt3p (Syntenic homolog of Ashbya gossypii AEL051W; Syntenic homolog of Saccharomyces cerevisiae YEL017W (GTT3)), translating into MSTSLASLKKFELVQLADKLKLKYPAKLNKPALVTLIDLHLKGMKKPLDLIAFPELGEYYESTGDDDEEDDSDDDEETDKSEGLRTTDEESSNTSDGSSNGDWFSTLRFDGIKSPSPLFHFNFHEFLSDIQGNIADVNQNIQDTLSTIPAVDGIFFALELYFYIVRPFFHFDIKDSPYYVSTTLSRSQFVSLILFWGAASFALPALIGYYINFIRYDLPSVEIDPLIFHVAKTLIAILIGYYWKPNFMREATYVVKDTFGTAKLSEIFKHGLAFSQLQWTLNLQQWPLIFGVTGIILCLYVL
- the NPP2 gene encoding nucleotide diphosphatase/phosphodiesterase NPP2 (Syntenic homolog of Ashbya gossypii AEL050C; Syntenic homolog of Saccharomyces cerevisiae YCR026C (NPP1) and YEL016C (NPP2)), translated to MMSSTFIFRTGNRFRKLESPSFVKVSKKVYDHNYSGTPIINLQILLRNIYNGDTLKAFGRSKVAVASILMRALSVKSVINASSVILYHVALLFVFTTFSAVSAHPISSATQEVAGSEPPLTILISYDGFHPSYVNSKSTPFMHSLLVGYHNESGVMTAPYMRPSFPSETFPQHWTLVTGRRPGSHGLVANRFYDVDLKKTFTYTKSPQDPRFWMGADPIWYVAQKDLRKSNYKVGVHFWPGSEAVYDEPYQEKEFRVPYIFDKFDQFESMEQKLGRLFELVDMPPQEKPNMILTYAPEVDSVAHDYGNSWDLPLLHDALTKVDDFLKNVMQGLHDRGIAGNTNVIVVSDHGMARLSKEKNIYYLKDYLSEEEYNRISHISGAVNTAIHIKNEDHDVRNLIDFYFLLKEKFADLPFDVYLREEIPLRYEYQGKHNSRIAPLWIMARPNNYLDVSNKKPATPEKGEMGSHGYDNRHVDMRAHFIGIGPYFGTDNKTRYLAPFDNIEVFQLLCDMIRIPERRPSDATWSWPFSGMSEAEWDSISLPSGWCEYNPYLEKRYNGSTFNLLWNCAKPNDDAFNVISAPDSNIPRREGVLSALNM
- the EDC3 gene encoding Edc3p (Syntenic homolog of Ashbya gossypii AEL049W; Syntenic homolog of Saccharomyces cerevisiae YEL015W (EDC3)), with translation MSQFQGFKVQVELRDGKLITGYISKCNSKSLTLQDVEFSDGGISQIFKVKSSRLRDLKVIGVPKTSKKWLCNNGNGSNITTTVETNGTNNNNDNSSRCSISSGNIDVNTEYSPTTGKSVTGNKQDSSWEYDEDLDKLKNEEFDFQSNLRMFNKQDVFAKLKQQEAVSPSERLVSHNRIKKPKSNFEHAEMVLPNAKNDDWDRTGTNTPAGSSASAPINGPAPTLASAPAPTLTPAPIPDYMPITKSINITHLLQQNKSTTTEEEMISKLQKVLSPASRSPSMSKVMGLRTLKSNLAVPLATPVQLLEMERLALDTFLFPPALSLEHSAIHLSKFIKKKLGGSIRLHNANNNAQPLIVIFASDNRCGARALAAGRCLAQNGHIRVISILTTETAMHSTITASVSDETVKVQLEMFLKFGGKIVDSIAGLKSMLDQLNSPVEIVIDAMQGFDCNVGDLIEDSMESESLQGTRIKNMIAWCNEQSCAVWSLETPTGIDAGSGLPNFDLNVQPSAIISTGWPLTSLNLLDCEELYLCDIGIPHQCYTLRNSLRKFHAAVDIFVGEGVVQLTR
- the VAC8 gene encoding protein anchor VAC8 (Syntenic homolog of Ashbya gossypii AEL048W; Syntenic homolog of Saccharomyces cerevisiae YEL013W (VAC8)), with protein sequence MGVCCSCLKESSDDATVLPIAENEREAVTSLLGYLEDKDNYDFYTGGPLKALTTLVYSDNLNLQRSAALAFAEITEKYVRPVDREVLEPILILLQSNDPQIQTAACAALGNLAVNNENKILIVEMGGLEPLIEQMKSNNVEVQCNAVGCITNLATQDDNKAKIAHSGALVPLTKLAKSKNIRVQRNATGALLNMTHSGENRKELVDAGAVPVLVSLLSSSDADVQYYCTTALSNIAVDESNRRKLSQTEPRLVSKLVILTDSPAAKVKCQATLALRNLASDTGYQLEIVRAGGLGHLVKLIQCNSMSLVLASVACIRNISIHPLNEGLIVDAGFLKPLVKLLDYTESEEIQCHAVSTLRNLAASSEKNRQEFFESGAVEKCKQLALVSPISVQSEISACFAILALADNSKLELLEANILEALIPMTFSTNQEVSGNAAAALANLCSRINNYDKIINSWDEPNKGVCGFLIRFLQSEYPTFEHIALWTILQLLESNNEAMLNLIKSNVEIVKSIKQLSEVNYENAHKATSSHSQPQQANGGSIASASDQYEHASLELYNITQQIMQFLN